The following proteins are encoded in a genomic region of Gossypium hirsutum isolate 1008001.06 chromosome D05, Gossypium_hirsutum_v2.1, whole genome shotgun sequence:
- the LOC107960743 gene encoding ATPase 11, plasma membrane-type-like, with translation MGTKTPNFATLPEMIFGESCLILLKTSQAHEGLPPVEVPSAAQLKFRRTSRAGLTSEYAEVRVHIFCQNKLEEKPENKFLKFLSFMWNPLSWVMEAAAVMAIVLANGGGEGPDWQDFVGIICLLIINSTISFIEENNAGNAAAALMARLAPKTKVLRDGQWQETDAAILVPGDIISIKLGDIIPADARLLEGDPLKIDQASALLDSDKSQLNN, from the exons ATGGGAACAAAGACTCCAAACTTCGCCACTTTACCGGAAATGATATTTGGTGAAAGTTGTTTGATTCTCTTAAAGACATCGCAAGCG CATGAAGGTTTGCCTCCTGTTGAAGTTCCTTCTGCTGCTCAATTGAAATTCAGAAG AACATCCCGTGCAGGACTTACATCTGAATATGCTGAAGTTCGAGTCCATATTTTTTGTCAGAATAAGCTCGAGGAGAAGCCC GAAAACAAGTTTTTGAAGTTTCTAAGTTTTATGTGGAACCCATTATCATGGGTTATGGAAGCTGCAGCAGTGATGGCCATTGTCCTTGCCAATGGTGGA GGTGAGGGTCCTGACTGGCAGGACTTTGTAGGGATTATATGCCTTCTGATTATCAATTCAACAATCAGTTTCATTGAGGAAAACAATGCTGGAAATGCTGCAGCCGCACTCATGGCTCGTCTGGCTCCTAAAACAAAG GTTCTCAGAGATGGTCAGTGGCAAGAGACAGATGCTGCTATTTTAGTACCAGGAGATATAATTAGCATAAAACTTGGAGATATCATCCCTGCAGATGCTCGCCTTCTTGAAGGTGATCCACTTAAAATTGATCAGGCAAGTGCTCTACTTGATAGTGATAAAAGTCAATTAAATAACTGA
- the LOC121217698 gene encoding uncharacterized protein, translating to MVMRAWMVVEKARRIVRTAFFMVAMLASLLASSLPLLVAICDITVPFLLLSSFTCVTCYSFHEHLRRYAFKNSLTDIPLVSILRSIIISCVYSLCDGSALSHGPYLGTVTLCSFLSILVLSVKACVFTVISQIEAGADAEASPAYSIAKQRLHLKKSWGMPVLFLSSVVFALGHTVVAYRTSCRARRKLLLHRVDPEAVLSCKNVFSGFQKVPRSPTPSAGRTPKSDSETRRKPFGQSRDEGELPVRLLADLDSLFIKLQGVTIHYKLCFPGSPPRSLSSTTFLEPKVSSTPQVTPGKLKFDRQALSVLPKTQYNHLHRSYSNQFHSSSLYAPLLDGSPNSPVLSEDIPVLSLEDSIAQAETSHLNSGTLEQDIEANVQFGIVLVHGFGGGVFSWRHVMGVLARQLGCSVAAFDRPGWGLTSRPSRRDWEGKELPNPYKLETQVDLLLSFCYEMGFSSVVLVGHDDGGLLALKAAQKVQASMNSFNITIKAVVLLSVSLSREVVPAFARILLRTSLGKKHLVRPLLRTEITQVVNRRAWYDATKLTTEVLNLYKAPLCVGGWDEALHEICRLSHETILSPQNATSLLNAVEEMPVLVIAGAEDSHISLKSSQAMASKLVNSRLVAISGCGHLPHEECPKALLAAISPFISRLLIQTRIAKSQ from the exons ATGGTGATGAGAGCTTGGATGGTGGTCGAAAAAGCGAGGAGGATCGTACGTACGGCTTTTTTCATGGTGGCGATGTTGGCGTCACTTCTAGCTTCGTCTCTGCCGTTGCTGGTGGCGATATGCGACATCACGGTCCCTTTCCTTTTACTCTCAAGCTTCACGTGCGTCACGTGCTACAGTTTCCACGAGCACCTTCGTCGTTATGCTTTCAAAAACTCCTTAACTGACATCCCTCTCGTCTCCATCCTCAGATCTATAATCATATCTT GTGTATATTCGTTGTGTGACGGTTCAGCGTTATCCCATGGACCATACTTAGGAACGGTTACTTTATGTTCATTCCTTTCGATTCTCGTACTTTCGGTTAAAGCATGTGTTTTTACGGTGATTTCTCAAATAGAGGCAGGGGCGGATGCAGAGGCATCGCCGGCTTATTCCATTGCAAAGCAAAGGCTTCATTTGAAGAAATCATGGGGGATGcctgttttgtttctttcctCAGTAGTTTTCGCACTTGGTCACACTGTAGTTGCGTATAGAACAAGTTGTAGAGCAAGAAGAAAGCTTTTGCTTCATCGAGTTGACCCCGAAGCG GTTCTTTCATGCAAAAATGTTTTCTCTGGCTTTCAGAAGGTTCCACGATCTCCCACTCCCTCTGCAGGGAGAACTCCAAAAAGCGACAGTGAAACAAGGAGAAAGCCTTTTGGGCAATCTCGCGATGAAGGGGAACTCCCTGTTAGATTACTTGCTGACCTagatagtttattcattaaattgcAAGGGGTTACCATTCATTACAAGCTCTGCTTTCCGGGTTCACCCCCTAGGTCTTTGTCATCCACTACCTTTCTAGAACCTAAAGTTAGTTCTACACCCCAAGTAACTCCTGGAAAGCTAAAGTTTGATAGGCAAGCACTTAGTGTGTTGCCAAAGACGCAATATAACCATCTTCATAGAAGCTATAGTAATCAATTCCACAGTTCTTCACTCTATGCTCCATTGTTGGATGGTTCCCCAAACTCTCCTGTTCTTTCTGAAGATATTCCTGTTTTAAGCCTTGAGGATTCAATTGCACAAGCTGAGACAAGTCATTTGAACTCTGGGACTTTAGAGCAAGATATAGAGGCAAATGTCCAGTTTGGCATTGTTTTAGTGCATGGCTTTGGAGGGGGAGTCTTTTCTTGGAGGCATGTGATGGGAGTGCTTGCTCGCCAGCTTGGCTGTTCAGTTGCTGCTTTTGATCGCCCTGGCTGGGGATTGACTTCTAGGCCAAGCAGAAGGGATTGGGAGGGAAAAGAGTTGCCCAATCCTTACAAGCTCGAAACTCAG GTTGACTTGCTTCTTTCCTTTTGCTATGAGATGGGATTTTCTTCAGTGGTGCTTGTTGGCCATGATGATGGAGGCTTGCTTGCTTTGAAGGCCGCACAAAAAGTCCAAGCCTCAATGAATTCTTTCAAC ATTACTATCAAAGCAGTTGTTTTGCTAAGTGTTAGCTTGTCAAGAGAAGTTGTCCCTGCCTTTGCAAGGATACTCTTGCGCACTTCACTTGGGAAGAAGCACTTAGTTCGTCCGCTTCTCCGAACAGAAATTACACAAGTGGTGAATAGGCGTGCTTGGTATGATGCAACTAAGTTAACAACAGAAGTTTTGAACCTTTATAAG GCCCCACTATGTGTAGGGGGTTGGGATGAAGCACTTCATGAAATATGCAGGTTGTCACATGAAACAATCCTTTCACCACAGAATGCAACATCACTTTTAAATGCTGTTGAAGAGATGCCGGTATTGGTCATTGCTGGTGCTGAAGATTCCCATATTTCTCTTAAATCTTCTCAGGCCATGGCTTCAAAACTTGTAAATTCC AGGCTGGTTGCAATATCCGGGTGCGGCCATCTTCCGCATGAGGAATGCCCCAAGGCATTACTTGCAGCTATTTCACCTTTCATAAGCAGATTGCTAATCCAAACCAGAATTGCAAAGAGTCAGTAG